The region ATCTGGTCcctggactctggtctctggtctccggTCCCTGGACTCTGGTCTCCGGTCTCCGGTCcctggactctggtctctggtctctggtccctggactcttgtctctggtctctggactctggactctggtaTCTGGTCCCTGGTatctggtccctggtctctggtctctggtctctggtccctggactcttgtctctggtctctggtccctggacTCTTGTCTCTGGTCCCTGGACTCTGGTATCTGGTCCCTGGTatctggtccctggtctctggtccctggacTCTGGTatctggtccctggtctctggtctctggtcctggactctggtccctggtctctgtctctttaaataaaaaccctGCTAATGAAAATCCACCGTCaacacccctcctccccctctccctcccccctcctcccgcGCGGCCTGGCTCCTGCTTTCTGCCCGTCCCAGGGACCGGAGCAGGATTCCCGGATCACGGACCACAGGGAATCCCGGTCCCGGTCGGTGACTGTTCAGGTTGCAGAAGGGACAGAGACAGCGGCGGCAGGTATTCACTTTCACACCTGTGTCACTCTGCGTCTGCGCGCCTTCCTCTCTGCTCGTTAATCTCTTCATCACCGTCATCATCACCAGCCGGCAACAAGTTGCACCGCCCGCCCGGCCTCAGCTCCGGAGGCGGGTCACAGCGGCGGGTCTGAGCCGGTGAAGCTGCAGTCCTCGGTTCTCAGACCTGGATCCAGCTCCATCCGTTTAAACTCATCATTTCACTTAATTCTGGTTTCAGGGTGTTCGCTGAGTTCCGTGTACGGAGCGGCCCTGCTGGGCGGAGCAGAGCgggaggcagcagcaggtggGCGGGGTCTGCAGATCACCTGAGAGACGAGGTGAACACAACATGTCTGAGCGTAGGAGAAACCAATGAGAGGTTTACAGACCTGAGGgttacacatatatacatatatatatatatatatatgtatatatgtatacatattgATATAATATAGAGGGTTAGATAGTTATATGTACCTTACTTTATGTATAGGTTATATATTTACAGTTACAGATGGTTAATGTGGTCACTGCAGCATCTCAGGCTGAACAACATGTTTATAGTTAATAATCTTTTTCAGATCCagatgtttatgtttatttacattgaaTCAAAAATAATGTTCCTGACCTCATTAACAACCTCTGATGACCCTGATCCTCTCACTGAGGCGGTGGAGGAAACAAAGCACTGACTCCACTgtactttcattttaataaagtaCTATATCAGTAATATTAACACTATATTCAGTAAATTTAGTAAATAGTTAGTATGTGTCtttcacatcagaaaacagctgatcagtTGTTTAGGTTAAACCAACATGTTATTGAtcctcagactcctcctcctcgtttCCTCTGATTATTATTTCAACTCGTCAAAAGATTTAATATTAACGTTTGTGGCGTCTGTGtaactgcttcttcttctcctcctcctcctctttcttcttcttcttctcctctttcttccgCTTCACTGAAGAAGCAGCTCAGTTAGAATTGACAAACTATTCACAAGTGtcctgaggtcagaggtcagaggtcacctgtGCCCCCTACAGGCTGTAGTGTGCAGCCTGTAGGGGGCACAGTGTTTAAAAGGGAACAGGTAGTCCAGATGGGGGCgctacaggagagagagattcCTCATCCTCAGAAACACTTTGTTGTGAACACAACTTTAAGCAGCTTGtccaggtgcatgctgggagctcCCTCTTAACTTAGCAGCTGAAATAAGAGGCTGCTCTGGGATCAGTGCTGCTGAGCAATATATTCACACTACTGAAGGATTCTGGTTCCAGATGTTCTTGGTCTGACTGATGTTGATGGTTCAGggtttcctcttcctgtcagtCAGCTGGCCTCCGATAggctgatgaagatgatgattaagatgatgatgattcatgttgtttctttctCAGTTCACTTGATATTATAAATGAATTTAtcatatttatgtttaattattgTATTGATTTTATAATGTTgtccatttttttaattactttaattaattaatgaattaatttgaataataacccagttttgttttgttagttgTAGATTTAACTTctgaacaaacagaaactttAAATCAGCTaccccccgacccccccccACTCTGACCCCCCCATTCTGACCTCCCCACTCTGACCCCCCCTCCACTCTGACCCCCCCTCCACTCTGACCCCCCTCTCTAAACCCCCCACTCTGAACCCCCCCTtgcctcctcttctttcatTCCTGATGACTTTGCACTGCTGATAACAGAGAaattcttctgtgtgtgtgtgtgtgtgtgtgtgtgtgtgtgtgtgtgtgttctgtgtcagGGAATTCTCAGCTGTTGTCAACACCTGCCAAAATAAGAGATCATTaacctgatgtgtgtgtgtgtgtgtgtgtgtgtgtgttacagttcACACATCTGATTGTCATCACTGCTgcacattatcacacacacacacacacacacacacacacacacacacacacacacacacacaccacagtacCAAATGTggactgaaaatagtccccaacagcagctcagtctcctgtttgaacagcagctgtgatcacTGTTAATTATACTGAGTCTAATTAGAATGTCAGAGCAGCTTCACACTCACTTTTAATtggttttaattagttttaattagtGTGATATTAACTGACCTGagcagctgaaatgatcagCTAATTCATTAATTACATGACTGAAAGGAAATGGTAAAATAATATCTGGTATCTGCTGTTGTCTCAGAGGTGTGGGATTTGAACCTGATGCCTTGCCGTAGGGGCCTTGAGCAGTGATGTGGAAGGATTTGAACCAGCGAGCTGCTGTAGTGAGGCTCTGACCTTTCAGTATCAGTCCTCTTCTCTGacctttctgtttctttatcaGCGCTCAGATAATGAGATGTTTCCTGGCATTGCCCCTGATTGGGTCACAGGGAGACCCTGGATGTAacggggggagggagagggtaaggaggggagggagggggtctAGAATAATCTGCTGGGTCTATATTAACACCGGTGAATCACGGCAAGCCTGACATACCGGGTGTCCCCTTTCACACCATATAAGTCCAGCCCCCCTCCTTTCCCTTCAGTCCCCCCTCCCTGCCTCACCCTGCCtcacccctcctcacccctccaccccccacaaTGCCACAGTGCTATCTCTGTCTATTCTTAGGCTTCACTTCAGCTCGTCTGAGCAGGCAGGTCCTcgtctgtctcctctctcactctttctggTCTCTCtcagtcctggtcctggtcctggttctggtttgtgtgtttgactcaGTCTTCAGGTTCTTGTCAGGTGTGTTCTTCACCTGTGTGACATCATGTCCCTGTCTCTTTCAGAGGCTCCTGTCCCTCCCGTCATCTCGCTTTGAGAATTTGAGGATCTAGTTTCTGGACCATGAGCTCCTACACCGTGTCTCTGCCCGGCCCCGGACCCTGGGGCTTCAGGCTGCAGGGGGGCAAAGACTTCAACATGCCCCTGACCATCTCCAGGGTAAgagactcagtgtgtgtgtgtgtgtgtgtgtgtgtgtgtgtgtgtgtgtgtgtgtgtgtgtgtgtgtctgtgtgtgtctgtgtgtgtgtgtgtgtgtgttctcatcaTGTTGTAGACTTCCTGTTTAATGTCTGAATATAAATGATTTCTGGAAGGAGAGAAACATCTTTCAAACAGAGTCCTGTGAGGGAGGGGCTACTGGCAGTTGTGGGCGTGTCTTAGGTATGATGACAGCAGAAGCTAACAAAGGTTAGCATAGCTGCTGCTGTAGCATCAGCAGAGTGTTTGTTCTCTGACAGAAGAACTGAAGACTGGTTTGTTTTCTTGGTACGATTTGTTATGTGAAAACAGTAATCAGACCAAAACCATCGGAGCCAGACCCTTTGAAGGAGGTGGTCTCCAGGAGGCGGCCTCGGTCTGGTTTTTGGTGTGAAAGAGTTCTGAACTGGATCTGACCCATCAGCAGGTGAACTCACAAGTTTGAGCTTGATGGTTACCGTCAACTTCTTCCTGTATTTACTTTCCTGCTCCAGacaatctgaccaatcagaggagagaacaTTCTCACCTGGTTTGTAATGCAGGGTGTGACGCCTGCCAGGGtctgtcggggggggggggggcagagctGCAGCCTAAAACTGGAGCTGGTGTTGGTTTCACATTTTGGTCTCTGTGAatagacagagaggaaatgctcctcttcctccccctcctcctcactctgtctTCAGTCTCTCAGGAGAATCTGCTTCTGTTGTCAGGATGCTGtgaaccttgacctttgaccttctctcagctgtttgaggaaCAGCTTCAGCTCAGTGAGTGAATGTGCTGAGgaatgattttttgtttttttgttggttttgattTTGTGATCTTTTCTACTCATGTTGAAACAGTGACATTCAGGTGAGGGAGGACAGGTGTGCTGCAGAGACTTTTAGCTCTGAGATGTGATTTGGTCAAGAGTCACTggaggttgttgttgtcagagcTGATCTGATCACAtcaatctgtctctctttctctctctctctctctgtctctctctctctctctgtctctctctgtctctctctctctgtctctctgtctgtctctctctgtctctctttctctctctctctgtctctctgtctgtctctctctgtctctctctgtctctgtctctgtctctctctgtctctctctgtctctctgtctgtctctctttgtctctctctctgtctctctttgtctctctctctgtctctctctgtctctctctctgtctctctgtctctctctctgtctcactctgtctctctctgtctctctctctctctgtctctctctgtctctctctctgtctctctctctgtctctctctctgtctctctctgtctctctctctgtctctctctctctctgtctctctgtctgtctctctctgtctctctctgtctctgtctctctctctctgtgtctctctgtctctctgtctgtctctctctctgtctctctctctctctgtctctgtctctctttgtctctctctctgtctctctctgtctctctctctgtctctctctctgtctctctctctctgtctctctgtctgtctctctctgtctctctctctctctgtctctctctgtctctctctctgtctctctctgtctctctctgtctctctctctgtctctctctctctctgtctctctgtctgtctctctctgtctctctctgtctctgtctctctctctctgtgtctctctctctctgtgtctctctctctggacagtttgaaacagtgaatgacagaatcttcttcttctgttgacCTCTGAATGTGGATGTTAGAGAAAAGCCAGTTTGTCAGGATGAGCCACTTGACTCCCAGATGCTTTCTGGTATTTTGAGGGAGCACAGTAGCATTGTAGCGAGACACCAGATGTGACGGTACCACACCTGAAGCATGGCTGGTGATTCTACTGTAtcactgtgtttgtatgtgtgttggtaGAAACTACTCAACCTTTCTACCACAGAGCCTGCAGTTAGCTCCTCTTACCTAgctgagactcttattttgaaagcaaaTATCCATGAGGTGGAGattgagtttgtgtgtctgtttgtgtgtcagtgaccctgtgtaaccctaaccctaattttaaccctatgtgtgtgtggtggtagGAACTGCTTAAGCTTAACCCTCATAAAACCGTTTATAGTTTTCAGGACCGGCCAAAATGACCTCAGATACCTTAGTTAAAAGGCTAAGAGTTAAtcagtctaattagccaatcagaataaGCTTTGTACATTTCTGCACGGATACTGCATCAGGagcacctgctgagacactggtTGCTATGTCGACTGTGTTCaccaaacatgcacacacaatccGTCTCACTAGgcagacaacagcttttaagatgaaacttAGTTCAACAAGTCCTATTGAAAAACTCTCTACACTACCGGTGTCCCAAGACTTCCATAAAGAGGTTGATATATTATTGGTGCACTTAATGTTTACAGTTGAGgttttattgcagttttaaaACTCCCCTCACTCTGTTTAACATGGGCGTCTGTGGGAGCTTTGGATCGCCCTCTCTGCACTTAAGGGGGATTTAATCAAAAACCATAAGGGATATCATAATGAAACCAACACTGGCTGATAGAGGACCAATTTCTCTATGTTTTTATACAGAAATTGTCAATGAAAGTTGGAAAATTGTTGGGGATGgcagttagtgtgtgtgatgtcatcactctAACTTTTAACattctgtgcaatacacacccattataaaatctgaaacagTGTAAATAATACACAAAACATCAACTGAGATTTTATGAAAACCATAATAATTATGAAAATACCGATTTAACCCCAAAAAGTCTCAAGTCTTCTGAGCTGTTTAAAGTTTCAACCATGGTTTTACATTAAAGTATGACGAAGCAGTAGAGTTCCAAAAAGAGCTGGGTTTGGTCATATTCACAACATCTCTCTATTCATTCTCTATGGGAaagtttttgccattttttgccatttatgtTGCCACGGTTACTTGAATCGCTAAGAAAAGTAAATGCATGTCATTCAAGATCGAGTTGCACGTTTTGATACATATATTGTCTGGGTTTTCTCAGAGCTCCGGGACTGGTTAAGCAGTAACATTTTTCCGGAagatgaataataataagaagataTATGCAGGATTATAacaaatatgtgtgtatatatatatatatatatatatatatatatatattctacaTCTTCTACATGTTCTACATCTTCTACATGTTCTACCTCTTCTACATGTTCTACCTGCTGTTTGTTGGTGGTGAGCTGAACATTACAGCCAGTTCAGTGTTTATCAACCACCACCCACTGGTGTGATGGGTGGGGGActcttgtcacacacacactgtgtttgtctgtgttgactTCAGCTTTTACATCcaccacaggtgtgtgtgtgtgtgtgtgtgtgtgtgtgtgtgtgggtgggtgggtgtgtgtgtgtgtgtgtgtgtgtgtgtgtgtgtgtggtgtgtgtgtgtgtgtgtgtgtgtgtgggtgtgtgggtgggtatgtctgtgtgtgtgtgtgtgtgtgtgtgggtgggtatgtgtgtgtgtgggtgtgtgtgtgtgtgtgtgtgcgcgtgcgtgtgttgGGAGCCATGTGGTGATAATCTGACAGCAGTGgatttactttgtgttttctggcTCTGACTTGTTCTTGACAGAGTCAGAGATGTGGAGacttcccatcatgcctctggGCTCTGTGGTTGATCCAGAGGGtcagagcagcaggatgaaGATGTGATCAGAACCGGTCTGGTGCTCCTCTCTGAGGGTCTGAGCAAGTTCAGGATCAGGTTCAGGATCAGTTTCACAATGATCTGGATCTTCATTTATCAACATACAGCTTCAGTCACATGATGCGGGAGGACCACTGACGTGAACTCTGCTCCAGTGTTTTATGACAGATTGATATTTGTAGCTGTAGGATTGATTATCATGGTGGAAACAGACACTGGTGtttcactctgaagcttcttctgttgtcagagagacacaaagatgcaaaataaactgtattttagcAGCTGAGCTAACGAGCCGTGGACAGTACAACAGCTTGTATGAATCAGGTGATGTGAGTGAATGTCTCTGCAGAACGTTATCTAACTGACTTTATACACAGACCTGCAGAGTGGCagtgagaggctgcagctgctgacaggCAGGAGGCTGTTTTTAGCCTCtgaaggtcacacacacacacacacacacacacacacacacacacagagctactGTTACAGTCTGTGTGTAATAATTCCCAGGTTCACTGTACAGTTCTACATGGTCATggactgatgac is a window of Seriola aureovittata isolate HTS-2021-v1 ecotype China chromosome 14, ASM2101889v1, whole genome shotgun sequence DNA encoding:
- the LOC130181382 gene encoding uncharacterized protein LOC130181382, with the translated sequence MMTVMKRLTSREEGAQTQSDTETETRDQSPGPETRDQGPDTRVQGPETRDQIPGTRYQSPGTRDKSPGTRDQRQESRDQRPETRDQGPDTRDQIPESRVQRPETRVQGPETRDQSPGTGDRRPESRDRRPETRVQGPDTRVQGPETRDQRPGTRYQSPGTRDQRPESRDRRPETRYQSPETRDKSPGTRDQRPESRNRRPESGDQSPETRVQGPGSRVHRPETRD